One stretch of Cohnella algarum DNA includes these proteins:
- a CDS encoding C-terminal binding protein, protein MLNGKKLVWILDDEWTDHSVEKAIYEANGFAVKVTTSGTLAEDTALYAPHADGVVAQVGFPCGAELIGRLSCCKSIAVSGVGFNHVDLEAATRQGIIVANVPDYCLEEVSDHAVALMLALSKRLVAYHNQVRAGDWDPLDTLPIYRFRDRTVGLLGFGRISRRVAEKLKGFGVRIVAHDAYVESGVFAAYGVEPLSFEELLQRSDILSLHVPLTPETKELLTYERMKTMPRGAILVNTCRGGVVREADLRRLLVEGHLAGAGLDVLTEEPPRPNHPLIGLEQTLVTPHSSYVSVESVLELKRRTCQIVIEAAAGKEPANSLNRPA, encoded by the coding sequence ATGCTGAACGGTAAAAAGCTGGTCTGGATTTTGGATGACGAATGGACCGACCATTCGGTGGAAAAAGCCATATACGAGGCTAACGGGTTCGCGGTCAAGGTGACGACCTCCGGGACGCTGGCCGAGGATACGGCGCTGTACGCGCCCCATGCGGACGGCGTCGTCGCGCAGGTCGGCTTCCCGTGCGGGGCGGAGCTGATCGGGCGGCTGAGCTGCTGCAAATCGATCGCCGTCTCGGGGGTCGGCTTTAACCACGTCGATCTGGAGGCGGCGACCCGGCAAGGCATCATCGTCGCGAACGTTCCGGATTATTGCCTTGAGGAGGTGTCGGATCATGCGGTGGCGCTGATGCTCGCCCTGTCCAAGCGGCTTGTTGCCTACCACAACCAGGTTCGCGCCGGGGACTGGGATCCGCTCGACACGCTGCCGATCTATCGGTTCAGGGATCGGACGGTCGGCCTGCTCGGCTTCGGACGCATCTCCCGCAGGGTGGCCGAGAAGCTGAAGGGCTTCGGCGTCAGGATCGTCGCGCATGACGCCTATGTGGAAAGCGGCGTTTTCGCCGCTTACGGCGTCGAACCGCTCTCGTTCGAGGAACTGCTGCAACGTTCGGACATTCTGAGCCTGCACGTGCCGCTGACGCCGGAGACGAAGGAATTGCTGACGTACGAGCGGATGAAGACGATGCCGCGGGGAGCGATTCTGGTGAACACGTGCCGCGGAGGCGTCGTGCGGGAGGCGGATTTGCGCAGGCTGCTGGTGGAGGGCCATCTGGCTGGAGCCGGTCTGGACGTGCTGACGGAGGAACCCCCGCGACCGAACCACCCGCTGATCGGGCTGGAGCAGACGCTGGTAACGCCGCATTCGTCCTACGTGTCCGTCGAATCGGTGCTAGAGTTGAAGCGGCGGACGTGCCAAATCGTCATCGAAGCGGCCGCGGGCAAGGAGCCGGCCAATTCGCTCAATCGTCCGGCATGA
- a CDS encoding glycerate kinase, with product MKIVVAPDSYKGSLSSEEICRIVARAVADEFPGAEVVSVPMADGGEGTVAAIASATGGRLVPATVTGPLGERAEALWAIAGDGRTAVLETANTAGLTMVPERQRNPLRATSAGLGEALLAALDAGMRRIVIGLGGSAVNDGGMGFLGALGATFRDAEGKALRGCGGELKNVRSADFAGLDPRLAECELIAASDVRNPLTGANGATAVFGPQKGVRPEDVPKLDAAMANYADAVELALDVRVRNEPGSGAAGGLGFALRAIGAAVRSGAEIVAEAVGLEEKLSGADWAVTGEGRSDGQTLQGKLPSFVSEAAHRAGVPCLLLSGSIGEPSGELRKRFDGCFSIVNGPADLETCLREAEPNLYRTAGEIMKVIQACARTGKSSGAGSAF from the coding sequence ATGAAAATTGTCGTCGCTCCGGATTCTTACAAAGGCAGCCTGTCGTCGGAGGAGATTTGCCGGATCGTCGCCAGGGCGGTCGCGGACGAATTTCCCGGGGCGGAGGTCGTAAGCGTTCCCATGGCCGATGGCGGCGAGGGCACGGTCGCCGCCATCGCTTCCGCCACCGGCGGGCGCCTGGTTCCCGCAACCGTAACGGGACCTTTGGGCGAACGGGCGGAAGCGTTGTGGGCGATCGCCGGAGACGGCCGGACGGCCGTCTTGGAGACGGCGAATACCGCCGGGCTCACGATGGTGCCGGAGCGGCAGCGGAATCCGCTTCGCGCCACGTCCGCCGGGCTCGGCGAAGCGCTGCTCGCCGCGCTGGATGCCGGCATGCGGCGGATCGTGATCGGGCTCGGCGGGAGCGCGGTCAACGACGGCGGGATGGGCTTTTTGGGGGCGCTTGGCGCAACCTTTCGCGACGCAGAAGGAAAGGCGCTTCGGGGGTGCGGCGGCGAGCTTAAGAACGTCCGAAGCGCGGATTTCGCCGGGCTGGATCCGCGGCTTGCCGAGTGCGAGCTGATAGCCGCATCCGACGTGCGGAATCCGCTGACCGGCGCAAATGGTGCGACCGCGGTGTTCGGCCCGCAGAAAGGGGTTCGCCCCGAGGACGTGCCGAAGCTGGACGCGGCCATGGCGAACTACGCGGATGCGGTCGAACTTGCGCTGGATGTTCGGGTCAGGAACGAGCCCGGGAGCGGCGCGGCCGGCGGCCTCGGCTTCGCGCTGCGCGCGATCGGAGCCGCCGTCCGGTCCGGGGCCGAAATCGTGGCGGAGGCGGTCGGGCTGGAAGAGAAGCTGAGCGGCGCCGACTGGGCCGTCACCGGCGAAGGGCGGAGCGACGGGCAGACGCTGCAGGGCAAGCTGCCGAGCTTTGTTTCCGAAGCGGCCCACCGTGCCGGCGTGCCGTGCCTCCTCCTGTCTGGAAGCATCGGCGAGCCGTCTGGCGAGCTGCGCAAGCGGTTTGACGGCTGCTTCTCGATCGTGAACGGGCCTGCCGATCTGGAAACCTGCCTGCGGGAAGCGGAGCCGAATCTGTACCGGACGGCCGGAGAGATCATGAAAGTCATCCAAGCGTGCGCGAGAACCGGCAAGTCCTCGGGGGCCGGTTCGGCTTTCTGA
- a CDS encoding ABC transporter permease, with product MSLYGLIWRNLKKNLKNYYLYVFALIFSVMLYFSFVTLLFDPALDPYEGSVKGGAALRAASVLLVAIVTVFVLYANNIFIKRRSKEIGLFQLIGLTKGKIFRILSSENGIIYYGSLLLGILFGFSISRLILMILFKIVGAEAEAELNFSTDALIQTVAVFTAIYVLIMVMNFMFIARQSILSLFRVVSTAQTRVKKLSFFEILIGLLGIGAIGAGYYVSTKLFGGDFVTLTELYLAMVSILGSVIVGTYLLYKGSVSFVFNLIRKSKGGYLSVKGVLSLSSIMFRMKSNALLLTVITTVSALAIGLLSLSYISYYSAEKSARQSVPNHFAILDEAGFAEFAAALAEAGIEYEEVRRDAVIAETNAADLIGSSFLTGQQDETAVFPVVSEHSLPGLDVKPDKVLLAGYNDAMMQFLSLKSSGTIGIQGNSETFELDIDGLRKDPVLSIYFTASMPTAVVDHAVYERLAADPKPELQLQYSTYLGIDIVDSAELGKANEAFHRLDGSGDSYRESQPDLAANQKSSMGLMMFIVGFLGLTFLITSGCILYFKQMDESEEERPSYTILRKLGFTRQDLLGGIRIKQLFNFGIPLAVGLAHSYFAVKSGWFFFGTELWAPMVLVMLLYTALYSVFGLLSVLYSKRVIKESL from the coding sequence ATGAGCCTCTACGGATTGATCTGGCGCAATTTGAAAAAAAATCTGAAAAATTATTATTTGTACGTCTTCGCCCTGATCTTCAGCGTCATGCTGTATTTCTCGTTCGTTACCCTTCTGTTCGATCCGGCGCTGGACCCGTACGAGGGATCGGTCAAAGGAGGCGCGGCCCTTCGGGCGGCCTCGGTGCTGCTCGTGGCGATCGTCACCGTCTTCGTGCTTTACGCCAACAATATTTTCATCAAGCGGCGCAGCAAGGAAATCGGCTTGTTCCAATTGATCGGGTTGACGAAAGGGAAAATTTTCCGGATTTTAAGCAGCGAAAACGGGATCATCTATTACGGCTCCCTGCTGCTCGGCATTTTGTTCGGCTTTTCCATTTCGCGTCTCATCCTGATGATCCTGTTCAAAATCGTCGGCGCGGAGGCCGAGGCCGAGCTGAACTTCTCGACCGACGCGCTCATTCAGACCGTCGCCGTGTTTACGGCCATCTATGTTTTGATCATGGTCATGAATTTCATGTTTATCGCGCGGCAAAGCATTCTGTCGCTCTTCCGCGTCGTTTCGACCGCCCAGACCCGGGTGAAGAAGCTGTCCTTCTTCGAGATTCTGATCGGCCTGCTCGGCATCGGGGCGATCGGGGCGGGATACTACGTATCGACCAAGCTGTTCGGCGGCGATTTCGTCACGTTGACCGAGCTGTATTTGGCCATGGTCTCCATTCTGGGGTCGGTCATCGTCGGCACGTATTTGCTGTATAAAGGCTCGGTCAGCTTCGTTTTCAACCTGATCCGCAAAAGCAAAGGCGGGTACCTATCCGTCAAAGGCGTGCTGTCGCTGTCGTCGATCATGTTCCGGATGAAATCCAACGCGCTGCTGCTTACCGTCATTACGACGGTATCGGCGCTCGCGATCGGGCTGCTCTCGCTCAGCTATATCTCGTATTATTCGGCGGAAAAATCGGCCCGGCAAAGCGTTCCGAACCACTTCGCCATCCTGGATGAAGCCGGTTTCGCCGAATTTGCCGCGGCTCTGGCGGAAGCCGGCATCGAATATGAGGAAGTTCGCCGGGACGCGGTCATCGCCGAAACGAACGCGGCCGACCTGATCGGCTCGAGCTTCCTGACGGGGCAGCAGGACGAAACGGCCGTGTTCCCGGTCGTCAGCGAACATTCCTTGCCGGGACTCGACGTCAAGCCGGACAAGGTGCTGCTCGCGGGCTACAACGACGCCATGATGCAGTTCTTGTCGTTAAAAAGCTCCGGAACGATTGGCATACAAGGGAATTCGGAGACGTTCGAGCTGGACATCGACGGATTGCGAAAAGACCCCGTCCTGTCGATATATTTTACGGCCAGCATGCCGACGGCGGTCGTCGATCATGCGGTTTACGAGCGTCTGGCGGCCGATCCGAAACCGGAGCTGCAATTGCAATACTCGACGTATCTCGGTATCGACATCGTCGACTCTGCCGAGCTGGGCAAGGCCAACGAGGCGTTCCACCGTCTGGACGGTTCCGGCGATTCTTACCGGGAATCGCAGCCGGATCTGGCCGCGAACCAGAAAAGCAGCATGGGCCTCATGATGTTTATCGTCGGCTTCCTCGGATTGACGTTCCTGATAACGTCCGGCTGCATCCTGTACTTCAAGCAAATGGACGAAAGCGAAGAGGAGCGTCCGAGCTATACGATCTTGCGCAAGCTCGGCTTTACCAGGCAAGATCTGCTGGGCGGCATCCGGATCAAGCAGCTGTTCAACTTCGGCATTCCGCTCGCGGTCGGCTTGGCCCACAGCTATTTCGCCGTCAAATCCGGCTGGTTCTTCTTCGGTACCGAGCTGTGGGCGCCGATGGTTCTGGTCATGCTCTTGTATACGGCGCTCTACTCCGTGTTCGGGCTGTTGTCCGTTCTCTATTCGAAACGGGTGATCAAGGAGTCGCTGTGA
- a CDS encoding ATP-binding cassette domain-containing protein has protein sequence MNAILEANKIYKSYGNKFNRQEVLKGIDLQVDKGEFVGIMGPSGSGKTTLLNVLSSIDKVSLGSIKIEGKTFTEMKEKELAEFRKRHLGFIFQDYNLLDTLTVKENVLLPLSIQNVPKKEADAKFKRIATDLGIFELKDKYPNEISGGQKQRTSAARAFIHDPGIIFADEPTGALDSKSASDLLNKLSELNRKIQSTIVMVTHDPVAASFCSRVVFIKDGQIYTQLIKGEETRQDFFNGIMRTQGVLGGVQE, from the coding sequence GTGAACGCCATATTGGAAGCAAATAAAATTTATAAAAGCTACGGCAACAAATTCAACCGCCAGGAGGTGCTGAAGGGCATCGACCTGCAGGTGGACAAAGGCGAATTCGTCGGCATCATGGGCCCGTCCGGCTCGGGCAAGACGACGCTGCTGAACGTGCTGTCCTCCATCGACAAGGTCAGTCTCGGCAGCATCAAGATCGAAGGCAAAACGTTTACGGAAATGAAAGAGAAGGAGCTTGCCGAGTTCCGGAAACGGCACTTGGGCTTTATTTTTCAGGATTACAATCTGCTCGACACGCTCACGGTCAAAGAAAACGTGCTGCTGCCGCTGTCGATCCAGAACGTCCCGAAAAAAGAAGCCGACGCCAAATTCAAGCGGATCGCGACGGATCTCGGCATCTTCGAGCTGAAGGACAAATATCCGAACGAAATATCCGGCGGCCAGAAGCAGCGCACGTCGGCCGCCCGCGCCTTCATTCACGACCCCGGCATCATTTTCGCGGACGAGCCGACGGGGGCGCTCGATTCGAAATCGGCTTCCGACCTGTTGAACAAATTGAGCGAGCTGAACCGGAAAATTCAGTCGACCATCGTCATGGTCACGCACGATCCCGTAGCCGCCAGCTTTTGCAGCAGGGTCGTTTTCATAAAAGACGGACAAATCTACACGCAGCTGATCAAAGGAGAGGAAACCCGGCAGGACTTCTTTAACGGCATTATGAGGACGCAAGGCGTGTTGGGCGGTGTGCAGGAATGA
- a CDS encoding sensor histidine kinase, translated as MIGIFIRERRSWIVMFVALQLLVLFVAVLDPSVPIASLLYVILLSSLLFAGFLFARYHRETRFYKSLDAWDDTCDPGDLAEPAGPFERMTLDKLMEQSERYKRDSSMRQIEHEEEKDDLLSWIHEVKTPLTAMQLIIDRLDDEKAKSRLMYEWLRIHLLLDQQLHRERIPFMENDLFIERTELAPVVHQEIRMLKSWCMQKGIGFDVSLPAAEALTDAKWLGFILRQLLTNAVKYSKASDIIVESEREDGRVRLRVRDFGRGIDAKDMPRIFDKGFTSTSLHQDAASTGMGLYLARKAADALQIRIEAESAPGAGTTFTLTFPRQNDFARVTGM; from the coding sequence ATGATCGGGATATTTATCCGGGAGCGCCGCAGTTGGATCGTCATGTTCGTTGCGCTCCAGCTGCTTGTTCTGTTCGTCGCGGTTCTCGACCCCTCGGTCCCGATCGCGTCGCTGCTCTACGTCATCCTGCTGTCATCCCTTCTGTTCGCGGGATTTCTGTTCGCGCGTTATCACAGGGAGACGCGGTTTTACAAAAGTCTGGACGCCTGGGACGACACGTGCGATCCGGGCGACCTGGCGGAACCCGCCGGCCCGTTCGAGCGCATGACGCTGGACAAGCTGATGGAACAGAGCGAGCGATACAAGCGCGACTCGTCGATGCGTCAAATCGAGCATGAAGAGGAAAAGGACGACCTGCTGTCCTGGATCCACGAAGTGAAAACGCCGCTAACCGCGATGCAGCTGATCATCGACCGTCTCGACGACGAAAAGGCGAAGTCCCGGCTCATGTACGAATGGCTCCGCATCCATTTGCTGCTGGACCAGCAGCTTCACCGGGAGCGGATTCCGTTCATGGAAAACGATTTGTTTATCGAACGTACCGAACTTGCCCCGGTCGTCCATCAGGAAATCCGGATGCTGAAATCCTGGTGCATGCAAAAAGGAATCGGCTTCGACGTGTCTCTGCCGGCTGCCGAAGCGCTCACGGATGCCAAATGGCTGGGCTTCATCCTCCGGCAGCTTCTGACGAACGCCGTCAAGTACAGCAAAGCGTCCGACATTATCGTCGAAAGCGAACGGGAGGACGGCCGCGTCCGCCTTCGCGTCCGCGATTTCGGGCGCGGCATCGACGCGAAGGATATGCCCCGCATTTTCGACAAAGGGTTTACGTCGACGTCTCTGCACCAGGACGCCGCCTCGACCGGGATGGGGCTCTATCTGGCCCGCAAGGCCGCCGACGCCCTGCAAATCCGCATCGAGGCGGAGTCGGCGCCCGGCGCGGGAACGACGTTCACGCTGACGTTCCCGCGCCAGAACGATTTCGCAAGGGTAACGGGCATGTGA
- a CDS encoding response regulator transcription factor, with protein sequence MFKIMLIEDDLTLFREVKERLTQWSYDVFGVEDFGKVLQEFTAIQPHLVIIDIRLPKFDGFHWCRMIRSHSNVPIIFLSSRDHPTDMVMSMQLGADDFVQKPFHFDVLIAKIQATLRRVYDYGTDRVELRTWRGAAVEYVRNTVTNGEGAVELTKNEMLILKTLVERKNKIVDREELMRSLWDNEQFVSDNTLTVNVNRLRKKLEAIGLAVYIETKVGQGYMATEEADAP encoded by the coding sequence TTGTTCAAAATCATGCTGATCGAAGACGACCTGACGCTGTTCCGGGAAGTGAAGGAGCGGCTTACGCAATGGTCCTACGACGTTTTCGGCGTCGAGGATTTCGGCAAGGTGCTGCAGGAGTTTACCGCCATCCAGCCCCATCTGGTCATTATCGATATCCGGCTGCCGAAATTCGACGGCTTCCATTGGTGCCGGATGATCCGCTCCCATTCCAACGTGCCGATCATCTTCCTGTCCTCGCGGGATCACCCGACCGACATGGTGATGTCCATGCAGCTCGGCGCGGACGACTTCGTGCAGAAGCCGTTCCATTTCGACGTGCTGATCGCCAAAATCCAGGCCACGCTGCGGCGCGTTTACGATTACGGCACCGATCGGGTCGAGCTTCGAACCTGGCGGGGCGCCGCGGTCGAGTACGTCCGCAATACCGTAACGAACGGCGAGGGCGCGGTCGAGCTGACGAAAAACGAAATGCTCATTTTAAAAACGCTCGTCGAACGCAAAAACAAGATCGTCGACCGGGAAGAACTGATGAGGAGCTTGTGGGACAACGAGCAATTCGTCAGCGACAATACGCTGACCGTCAACGTCAACCGGCTGCGCAAAAAGCTCGAGGCGATCGGCCTGGCCGTTTACATCGAAACGAAAGTCGGCCAGGGCTACATGGCCACGGAAGAGGCGGACGCTCCATGA
- a CDS encoding RNA polymerase sigma factor: MPGGSDEARKFRDGVNPGRFTIVYNGKGVGDIGDDYVKYLKQANAEWLEETMAAYGQDVWNFAFLITKNRAMADDVAQETFLRAYRQVHEFRGESSVKTWLLKITRNISLNHRNAAFIRKVLLVDLIARKGSERSAEQTFMEREVVNAVWACLFKLPDKHREALLLHVKHQMPLHEIAHVLGIPEGTVKSRLFSARKKLSKMLKEESVYEPV; the protein is encoded by the coding sequence TTGCCCGGGGGATCGGACGAGGCGCGGAAATTCCGGGACGGCGTGAACCCGGGGCGCTTTACGATTGTCTATAATGGTAAGGGGGTGGGCGACATAGGCGACGATTACGTGAAATACCTGAAGCAAGCTAACGCGGAGTGGCTGGAGGAAACGATGGCCGCCTACGGACAAGACGTATGGAATTTCGCATTCCTGATTACGAAAAACAGGGCGATGGCGGACGATGTCGCGCAGGAAACGTTTCTTCGCGCATACCGTCAAGTGCACGAGTTCCGGGGAGAATCGTCCGTGAAAACCTGGCTGCTGAAAATTACGCGAAACATCAGCCTGAATCACCGCAATGCCGCCTTTATCCGCAAAGTGCTGCTGGTGGACTTGATCGCCCGGAAAGGGAGCGAGCGTTCGGCGGAGCAGACGTTTATGGAGCGCGAAGTCGTGAATGCCGTTTGGGCATGTTTGTTCAAACTGCCCGACAAGCATCGCGAAGCGCTTCTGCTGCACGTCAAGCACCAGATGCCGCTGCACGAAATCGCCCATGTCCTCGGCATTCCGGAAGGGACGGTCAAATCCCGGCTTTTCTCGGCAAGAAAAAAACTATCCAAGATGCTCAAGGAGGAATCGGTTTATGAACCGGTCTGA
- a CDS encoding zinc-binding dehydrogenase, giving the protein MAAAELVKDKNRIGTIYAFESYRELGIRWMTSQRSAARLAELVDLYAKGKLRLHVRKTLPLAQAASAHREVESRRGPGKVVLLVP; this is encoded by the coding sequence ATGGCCGCGGCGGAGCTGGTCAAGGACAAGAACCGCATCGGCACGATTTACGCTTTCGAATCCTATCGGGAGCTTGGCATCCGCTGGATGACCAGCCAGCGCTCCGCCGCCCGGCTCGCCGAGCTCGTCGATCTCTATGCAAAGGGCAAGCTTCGCCTTCACGTCCGGAAGACGCTTCCGCTCGCGCAGGCGGCCAGCGCCCATCGCGAGGTCGAATCCCGCCGCGGCCCCGGCAAGGTCGTGCTGCTCGTGCCCTAG
- a CDS encoding LysR family transcriptional regulator — protein sequence MSKLAVCEELHFTKAAEKLGISQPTLSLQIKTMEDELQVPLFDRVGKKIVLTQAGLLLREHARQLVRQLDNTMDAIAELRDHRRGLLSVGVLPSDLDYRIPDLLVDFHSEFPRIQLKIISTVEIVQKVLGNEVDIGIGLMTFPDNRLVRIPLCREEYVLVVSDSHPLAERRTIAYEELREVDTVMFPIGYIGRDLVEESCLRHGFALRTIMETSSVTPLIRLVESNIGATIQPYPLIRSMNRKGLRCIRIAEDPPIRSLELLHRSDRFLGQAANTFIRKVVDYFREQPGKPDA from the coding sequence ATGAGCAAATTGGCCGTATGCGAGGAACTGCATTTTACGAAAGCCGCGGAAAAGCTCGGCATTTCCCAGCCGACTTTGAGCCTGCAAATCAAGACGATGGAAGACGAGCTGCAGGTCCCCCTTTTCGACCGCGTCGGAAAAAAGATCGTTCTCACCCAGGCCGGCCTCCTGCTCCGGGAGCACGCCCGGCAGCTTGTCCGCCAACTGGATAACACGATGGATGCGATCGCCGAGCTCCGGGATCATCGGCGCGGCTTGCTGAGCGTCGGCGTTCTTCCCTCCGACCTGGACTATCGGATTCCCGATCTGCTGGTCGACTTTCATTCCGAATTTCCGCGCATTCAACTGAAAATCATTTCGACGGTCGAGATCGTGCAGAAGGTGCTGGGGAACGAGGTCGATATCGGAATCGGCCTGATGACCTTTCCCGACAACCGGCTGGTGCGCATTCCGCTGTGCCGCGAAGAATACGTGCTGGTCGTATCGGATAGCCATCCGCTGGCGGAACGCCGGACGATCGCTTACGAGGAGCTGCGGGAAGTGGATACGGTCATGTTCCCGATCGGCTATATCGGGAGGGATCTGGTGGAGGAAAGCTGCCTCCGGCACGGCTTTGCCCTGCGGACCATCATGGAGACCAGCTCCGTAACGCCGCTGATCCGGCTGGTGGAGTCAAATATCGGTGCGACCATCCAGCCTTATCCGCTCATCCGGTCGATGAACCGGAAGGGCCTTCGCTGCATCCGGATCGCCGAAGATCCTCCGATTCGCAGCCTGGAGCTGTTGCATCGGTCGGACCGGTTTCTCGGCCAGGCGGCCAACACGTTCATCCGGAAAGTCGTCGATTATTTCAGGGAGCAGCCCGGCAAGCCGGACGCTTGA
- a CDS encoding S1 family peptidase, producing the protein MKRNKVALSAILILILCILNMSLVSASDEHNNLSNAQYTSVESIPKQQQEKIKAQAEQFERVNSLVNEAASNGINVEGIYYDDQKSKYIVQILNEDQKGKLMGINENQEDVDYEVVKYSKKELENYNLNLSDLMQSKKILGLRGHWVDVKSNKVVAIVDELDVKSELTKYVNEDALQIAKLVSFDFHVKSGDKIVESNGGGCTAAFHGKKGTQNVTVTAGHCGYNGTGNSWKFGSTTIGTFGFKTSGNTTADAGYIVLNSSSHIEVTERVTAGTSAVIGGANDAGNEVQGDYIYLSTPYTGYLQEGTVQQTGVSFNAGGEYGFNTLSDIRLTNAVSAEGDSGAPVMKLRWVSAKNRWEFIIQGVNNGTISLQINGTTYNYEWYSAYKNVYNTLGLTSLYVAS; encoded by the coding sequence GTGAAGAGAAACAAGGTAGCTTTAAGTGCAATCTTAATCTTAATCTTATGTATCCTAAATATGTCGTTAGTAAGTGCTTCTGATGAACACAACAATTTATCAAATGCTCAGTATACTAGTGTTGAAAGTATTCCGAAACAACAACAAGAAAAAATTAAAGCCCAAGCAGAGCAATTTGAGCGAGTAAATTCCCTTGTTAATGAAGCCGCGTCCAATGGAATTAATGTTGAAGGAATTTATTATGATGATCAAAAAAGTAAATATATTGTGCAAATATTAAATGAAGATCAAAAGGGAAAATTGATGGGAATTAACGAGAATCAAGAAGATGTTGATTATGAAGTGGTAAAGTATTCAAAAAAGGAGCTTGAAAATTATAATCTCAATCTTAGTGACCTAATGCAGTCAAAGAAAATTTTGGGTCTACGTGGTCATTGGGTCGATGTAAAATCGAACAAAGTTGTTGCAATCGTAGATGAACTTGATGTCAAGTCAGAGTTAACTAAATATGTTAACGAGGATGCATTACAAATTGCAAAATTGGTTTCCTTTGATTTCCATGTTAAGTCTGGGGATAAAATTGTAGAGTCTAATGGTGGTGGATGTACAGCAGCTTTCCATGGTAAAAAGGGAACGCAAAATGTAACTGTTACTGCTGGTCACTGTGGTTATAATGGTACGGGTAATTCGTGGAAATTTGGTTCGACAACAATTGGGACATTTGGTTTCAAAACAAGTGGCAACACTACAGCAGACGCGGGGTATATTGTACTGAATAGCTCTTCACATATTGAAGTTACTGAAAGGGTTACTGCAGGGACTTCGGCAGTAATTGGTGGAGCAAACGATGCTGGGAATGAAGTTCAAGGGGACTACATATATTTAAGTACCCCATATACAGGTTATCTACAGGAAGGTACTGTTCAACAAACAGGCGTTTCATTTAATGCTGGAGGTGAATATGGATTTAATACCCTGAGTGACATTAGGCTTACTAATGCAGTTAGTGCTGAAGGAGATAGTGGTGCTCCCGTCATGAAACTTAGATGGGTGAGTGCAAAAAATCGATGGGAATTTATTATCCAAGGTGTTAATAATGGAACAATTTCTTTGCAAATTAATGGCACAACCTATAATTATGAATGGTATTCTGCTTATAAAAACGTGTATAATACGCTTGGACTGACTTCATTATACGTTGCTTCGTAA
- a CDS encoding LysR family transcriptional regulator: protein MELRQLKTFLAVCEELHFTKAAEKLGISQPTLSLQIKTMEDELQVPLFDRVGKKIVLTQAGLLLREHARQLVRQLDNTMDAIAELRDHRRGLLNVGVLPSDLDYRMPDLLVDFHSEFPRIQLKIISTVEIVQKVLGNEVDIGIGLMTFPDNRLVRIPLCREEYVLVVSENHPLAERRTIAYEELREVDTVMFPIGYIGRDLVEESCLRHGFALRTIMETSSVTPLIRLVESNIGATIQPYPLIRSMNRKGLRCIRIAEDPPIRSLELMHRSDRFLGQAANTFIRKVVDYFREQPGKPDA from the coding sequence ATGGAACTTCGCCAGCTCAAAACGTTTTTGGCCGTATGCGAGGAACTTCATTTTACGAAAGCCGCGGAAAAGCTCGGCATTTCCCAGCCGACCTTGAGCCTGCAAATCAAGACGATGGAAGACGAGCTGCAGGTCCCCCTTTTCGACCGCGTCGGAAAAAAGATCGTTCTCACCCAGGCCGGCCTCCTGCTCCGGGAGCACGCCCGGCAGCTTGTCCGCCAACTGGATAACACGATGGATGCGATCGCCGAGCTCCGGGATCATCGGCGCGGCTTGTTGAACGTCGGCGTTCTTCCCTCCGACCTGGACTACCGGATGCCCGATCTGCTGGTCGACTTTCATTCCGAATTTCCGCGCATTCAACTGAAAATCATTTCGACGGTCGAGATCGTTCAGAAGGTGCTGGGAAACGAGGTCGATATCGGAATCGGCCTGATGACCTTTCCCGACAACCGGCTGGTGCGCATTCCGCTGTGCCGCGAAGAATACGTGCTGGTCGTATCGGAGAACCATCCGCTGGCGGAACGCCGGACGATCGCTTACGAGGAGCTGCGGGAAGTGGATACGGTCATGTTCCCGATCGGCTACATCGGGAGGGATCTGGTGGAGGAAAGCTGCCTCCGGCACGGCTTTGCCCTGCGAACCATCATGGAGACCAGCTCCGTAACGCCGCTGATCCGGCTGGTGGAGTCGAATATCGGCGCGACCATCCAGCCTTATCCGCTCATCCGGTCGATGAACCGGAAGGGCCTTCGCTGCATCCGGATCGCCGAAGATCCTCCGATTCGCAGCCTGGAGCTGATGCACCGGTCGGACCGGTTTCTCGGCCAGGCGGCCAACACGTTCATCCGGAAAGTGGTCGATTATTTCAGGGAGCAGCCCGGCAAGCCGGACGCTTGA